A genomic window from Pyxicephalus adspersus chromosome 2, UCB_Pads_2.0, whole genome shotgun sequence includes:
- the EEA1 gene encoding early endosome antigen 1 isoform X2: MFRRILQLTPGRVGTQNSESDPSAPGNTVNNESSSEGFICPLCMKAHATAEELFKHYEASHEQGNGGEANSASEREDVLLLRQEVKDLQTSLKEEKWYAEELKKELETVQEQLKQNSASDGIAMVAATELQALEQQLEEARTEIFNIKQMKDLFEQKAAQLATEIVELKAAYDEEKGKHAATEDHVQSLMQQLKSKSQEVENLKTDLLQRPGIEDVAVLKKELIQVQTLMDKTSLEREKESEKLKDECKQLQMQNTNAEATINQLKAELAKGPQEVAVYVQELQQLKSSISELSQKKEGLLEKLLKKELEYTELEEKKNEEVTAKKNLQVSLNQRDVECQQLHVRLSASEASLQHLKTELAEKGESHQKLKEELSEVESKHQHLKADFKQLQQQREEKDQHNLQLQSEINQLHSKLLETEHQLGETHGRLKEQRQLSAEKLMDKEQQVADLQLKLSRAEEQLKEKTTTSTDLQHQLEKLRQQHQEQQTVQQTTTSKLREAQSDLEQVLRQIGDKDQKIQNLEALLEKSKKNISLLEKEREDLCAKIQAGEGETAVLNQLQEKNHALQEQVTQLTEKLKNQSESHKQAQEDLHEQVQEQKSQLRASQDRVLSLEDTVGELNSQLNESKEKIVQLDLQLKAKTELLLSAEAAKTAQRVDLQNHLDTAQNALQDKQQELNKVNTQLEQVTAKVQEKQEHCTQLEQSIKEYKEKYLTMEQKAEALEGQIKKLEADLASLKTSREQTVQDLQQQKQQCSQLELKLTELGKQLEEEKGLTSNTKLELQKKSESLQRSKEMISKQDKEVTILKETVVKTKQELEKMTKEKQETAGNLEKLNQEKDTLQKELNDTSDKLVQSTGSLKKFKELLEKERQTGKDLVQVMEKSRDELKVKLKSQADTTAKEIQELKAHLAAKEEESSKLKSDLQVFKSNLQSSVKEKERMEQELRGELKKVQASFEEEKKRHQKDLQTVSTQLTDKTQLEEKLQKHITQLTSELTFEKSKLSDLQKANEGLQEKLGNLQSDMYGKESEVSAIRQDLKSLEEKLLLAQEELKSNRNEMSGQNKRLKELSELKTTMEQDILTKTNQLKEQGQTLQELQAQKALVDKELNDKRASVISLTSVKEKLQGELTKKCEEHKNVKEEFQKQTSSLEEAKKLLIQQKLELQGKLEGSTTALEQEKKLQQTLKDEIKRKEEEWKKQNSDLQNKLTTETKEKEEQRKKHEENESKLNMQITALNENLATLKKEWQSSQRRVSELEKQTDDLRGEIAVLEATVQNNQDERRALLERYLKSEGEIEKLQAKIVELRKKVDETTYAMEELGRENQSLQIKHSQALNRKWTEDHEVQNCLECGKGFSVTVRRHHCRHCGNIFCAECSSKNALTPSSKKPVRVCNTCYNDLQG; the protein is encoded by the exons GGCTTTATCTGTCCCCTTTGTATGAAAGCCCATGCAACAGCTGAAGAACTTTTTAAACATTATGAAGCTTCTCATGAGCAAGGTAATGGAGGAGAGGCCAATTCTGCTTCAGAAAG GGAAGACGTATTGCTGCTTCGACAGGAGGTCAAGGATTTGCAAACATCACTTAAG GAGGAGAAGTGGTATGCCGAAGAGCTGAAAAAGGAATTGGAAACTGTTCAAGAGCAGCTGAAGCAA aactctGCCTCAGATGGGATTGCCATGGTAGCAGCCACAG AATTGCAAGCTTTAGAACAACAACTGGAGGAAGCCCGCACAGAGATTTTTAATATCAAACAAATGAAGGATTTGTTTGAGCAAAAAGCTGCACAACTGGCTACTGAAATTGTAG AGCTGAAAGCAGCATATGATGAAGAGAAGGGAAAGCATGCTGCAACTGAAGACCATGTACAAAGCCTAATGCAGCAGTTAAAATCAAAATCCCAAGAAGTTGAAAATTTGAAGACTGACCTG CTCCAAAGGCCAGGTATTGAAGATGTTGCTGTGCTGAAAAAAGAACTTATCCAAGTCCAGACACTGATGGACAAAACCTCTCTGGAACGTGAGAAGGAATCGGAGAAGCTGAAAGATGAATGTAAACAGCTGCAGATGCAAAATACGAATGCTGAG GCTACTATAAACCAACTAAAAGCAGAGCTTGCTAAGGGCCCACAGGAGGTTGCTGTTTATGTCCAGGAACTACAACAACTTAAAAGCTCCATTTCAGAGTTATCACAAAAAAAGGAG gGTTTGCTTGAGAAACTCTTGAAGAAAGAACTGGAATATACAGAgctagaagagaaaaaaaatgaagaggtaACAGCCAAAAAGAACCTGCAGGTCAGCCTTAACCAGAGGGATGTGGAGTGCCAGCAGCTCCATGTGCGACTGTCTGCCAGTGAGGCATCCTTACAGCACCTTAAAACTGAACTCGCTGAAAAAGGAGAATCCCACCAAAAACTGAAAGAGGAGCTGTCTGAGGTGGAGTCCAAACACCAGCACCTGAAAGCTGACTTTAAACAGCTTCAACAGCAGCGAGAAGAGAAGGATCAGCACAACCTGCAGCTGCAAAGTGAGATTAACCAG CTTCACAGCAAGTTATTGGAGACAGAGCACCAGCTTGGGGAAACACATGGAAGGCTCAAAGAGCAGAGACAGCTGTCTGCTGAGAAACTGATGGACAAGGAACAGCAGGTGGCGGATTTGCAGCTAAAGCTTTCACGTGCAGAAGAGCAG CTAAAAGAGAAAACCACTACATCAACTGACCTACAGCATCAGCTAGAAAAATTGAGGCAGCAGCACCAAGAACAGCAGACTGTTCAACAGACCACTACATCCAAACTAAGAGAAGCTCAG AGTGATCTTGAGCAAGTGTTGCGTCAAATTGGGGATAAAGACCAAAAAATCCAAAACCTTGAGGCCTTACTGGAGAAGAGCAAAAAGAATATCTCTCTACTTGAGAAAGAGCGGGAAGACCTTTGTGCTAAAATTCAGGCAGGTGAAGGAGAGACTGCTGTTCTCAACCAGCTGCAAGAGAAAAACCATGCTCTTCAGGAACAG GTGACACAGTTAACGGAAAAATTGAAGAACCAATCAGAAAGTCACAAACAGGCACAAGAGGATTTGCATGAGCAAGTACAGGAGCAGAAGTCTCAGCTCCGAGCATCACAAGACCGTGTTCTGTCTCTGGAGGACACCGTGGGGGAGCTTAATAGCCAGCTCAATGAGAGCAAGGAGAAAATTGTCCAACTCGATTTACAG ctTAAAGCAAAAACAGAGCTGCTGTTATCAGCAGAAGCTGCAAAAACCGCCCAACGTGTTGACCTGCAAAATCATTTGGACACAGCCCAAAATGCACTACAGGACAAGCAACAG GAATTAAATAAAGTCAACACTCAGCTTGAACAAGTGACAGCAAAGGTACAGGAAAAGCAGGAACATTGCACTCAGCTGGAGCAGAGCATTAAAGAGTATAAAGAGAAATACCTCACTATGGAACAAAAGGCTGAAGCACTTGAAGGACAAATTAAG AAACTGGAAGCTGACTTAGCAAGTTTGAAAACAAGCCGTGAGCAGACGGTTCAAGATCTTCAGCAACAAAAGCAGCAGTGCTCCCAGCTGGAGCTGAAACTAACTGAACTTGGCAAACAGTTAGAGGAAGAGAAGGGATT GACTTCTAATACAAAGCTGGAGTTACAGAAAAAGTCTGAATCCCTGCAGCGCTCCAAAGAGATGATATCAAAACAAGATAAAGAAGTGACCATCCTCAAGGAGACAGTAGTAAAGACAAAGCAAGaactggaaaaaatgacaaaggaAAAACAAGAGACTGCTGGAAATCTAGAGAAACTGAATCAAGAAAAAGACACTTTGCAGAAAGAGCTTAATGATACCAGTGACAAATTGGTCCAGAGCACCGGGTCTCTGAAAAAATTCAAAGAATTgctagaaaaggaaagacagacaggAAAAGACTTAGTTCAGGTCATG GAGAAATCGCGTGATGAATTGAAGGTTAAGCTGAAATCACAGGCAGACACCACAGCAAAAGAAATCCAGGAGCTTAAGGCTCATCTGGCTGCTAAAGAGGAG GAATCCTCTAAGCTAAAGTCTGATCTACAGGTCTTCAAAAGCAACTTACAGAGTTCTGTAAAGGAGAAAGAGAGGATGGAGCAGGAACTTCGGGGAGAACTGAAAAAAGTTCAGGCATCTtttgaggaagagaagaagagacaCCAAAAAGATTTGCAGACTGTCTCCACTCAGCTGACTGACAAG acCCAGCTTGAGGAAAAACTACAGAAGCACATAACCCAGCTAACTTCAGAACTGACATTTGAAAAGAGCAAATTGTCCGATTTACAGAAGGCCAATGAAGGTCTTCAAGAAAAACTGGGGAACCTGCAGTCTGACATGTATGGAAAGGAGTCTGAGGTTTCAGCAATCCGTCAAGATCTAAAA tcTTTGGAGGAGAAGCTTTTGCTAGCCCAGGAAGAGCTAAAATCCAACAGAAATGAAATGAGCGGCCAAAATAAACGACTCAAAGAGCTTAGCGAACTGAAGACCACCATGGAGCAAGACATATTGACAAAGACAAACCAGTTGAAGGAACAGGGGCAAACCCTGCAGGAGTTACAAGCACAGAAG gctCTGGTTGACAAAGAGTTGAATGATAAAAGAGCAAGTGTCATTAGTTTAACTTCCGTCAAGGAAAAATTACAAGGTGAACTAACGAAAAAATGTgaagaacataaaaatgttaaagaagaattccaaaag CAAACCAGCAGTTTAGAGGAAGCCAAAAAGCTACTGATTCAACAGAAGCTTGAGCTGCAGGGTAAGCTTGAGGGCTCTACTACAGCTCTTGAGCAGGAGAAAAAGCTTCAACAGACTctaaaagatgaaataaaaagaaaggaagaggaaTGGAAAAAGCAGAATTCAGACCTGCAAAATAAACTG ACAACAGAAACAAAGGAAAAAGAGGAGCAAAGAAAGAAACATGAAGAAAATGAGTCAAAGCTCAATATGCAAATCACAGCTTTAAATGAAAATCTGGCCACTTTAAAGAAGGAATGGCAGAGTAGTCAGCGCAGAGTCAGTGAGCTGGAAAAGCAAACCGATGACTTGCGAGGAGAGATTGCAGTGCTGGAGGCAACAGTTCAAAATAACCAGGATGAGAGACGTGCACTTCTAGAAAG GTATCTGAAAAGTGAGGGAGAAATCGAAAAGCTGCAAGCCAAAATTGTTGAACTACGGAAAAAAGTAGATGAAACCACCTATGCCATGGAGGAACTTGGTAGAGAAAATCAGTCCCTACAG
- the EEA1 gene encoding early endosome antigen 1 isoform X4, with protein sequence MDKTSLEREKESEKLKDECKQLQMQNTNAEATINQLKAELAKGPQEVAVYVQELQQLKSSISELSQKKEGLLEKLLKKELEYTELEEKKNEEVTAKKNLQVSLNQRDVECQQLHVRLSASEASLQHLKTELAEKGESHQKLKEELSEVESKHQHLKADFKQLQQQREEKDQHNLQLQSEINQLHSKLLETEHQLGETHGRLKEQRQLSAEKLMDKEQQVADLQLKLSRAEEQLKEKTTTSTDLQHQLEKLRQQHQEQQTVQQTTTSKLREAQSDLEQVLRQIGDKDQKIQNLEALLEKSKKNISLLEKEREDLCAKIQAGEGETAVLNQLQEKNHALQEQVTQLTEKLKNQSESHKQAQEDLHEQVQEQKSQLRASQDRVLSLEDTVGELNSQLNESKEKIVQLDLQLKAKTELLLSAEAAKTAQRVDLQNHLDTAQNALQDKQQELNKVNTQLEQVTAKVQEKQEHCTQLEQSIKEYKEKYLTMEQKAEALEGQIKKLEADLASLKTSREQTVQDLQQQKQQCSQLELKLTELGKQLEEEKGLTSNTKLELQKKSESLQRSKEMISKQDKEVTILKETVVKTKQELEKMTKEKQETAGNLEKLNQEKDTLQKELNDTSDKLVQSTGSLKKFKELLEKERQTGKDLVQVMEKSRDELKVKLKSQADTTAKEIQELKAHLAAKEEESSKLKSDLQVFKSNLQSSVKEKERMEQELRGELKKVQASFEEEKKRHQKDLQTVSTQLTDKTQLEEKLQKHITQLTSELTFEKSKLSDLQKANEGLQEKLGNLQSDMYGKESEVSAIRQDLKSLEEKLLLAQEELKSNRNEMSGQNKRLKELSELKTTMEQDILTKTNQLKEQGQTLQELQAQKALVDKELNDKRASVISLTSVKEKLQGELTKKCEEHKNVKEEFQKQTSSLEEAKKLLIQQKLELQGKLEGSTTALEQEKKLQQTLKDEIKRKEEEWKKQNSDLQNKLTTETKEKEEQRKKHEENESKLNMQITALNENLATLKKEWQSSQRRVSELEKQTDDLRGEIAVLEATVQNNQDERRALLERYLKSEGEIEKLQAKIVELRKKVDETTYAMEELGRENQSLQIKHSQALNRKWTEDHEVQNCLECGKGFSVTVRRHHCRHCGNIFCAECSSKNALTPSSKKPVRVCNTCYNDLQG encoded by the exons ATGGACAAAACCTCTCTGGAACGTGAGAAGGAATCGGAGAAGCTGAAAGATGAATGTAAACAGCTGCAGATGCAAAATACGAATGCTGAG GCTACTATAAACCAACTAAAAGCAGAGCTTGCTAAGGGCCCACAGGAGGTTGCTGTTTATGTCCAGGAACTACAACAACTTAAAAGCTCCATTTCAGAGTTATCACAAAAAAAGGAG gGTTTGCTTGAGAAACTCTTGAAGAAAGAACTGGAATATACAGAgctagaagagaaaaaaaatgaagaggtaACAGCCAAAAAGAACCTGCAGGTCAGCCTTAACCAGAGGGATGTGGAGTGCCAGCAGCTCCATGTGCGACTGTCTGCCAGTGAGGCATCCTTACAGCACCTTAAAACTGAACTCGCTGAAAAAGGAGAATCCCACCAAAAACTGAAAGAGGAGCTGTCTGAGGTGGAGTCCAAACACCAGCACCTGAAAGCTGACTTTAAACAGCTTCAACAGCAGCGAGAAGAGAAGGATCAGCACAACCTGCAGCTGCAAAGTGAGATTAACCAG CTTCACAGCAAGTTATTGGAGACAGAGCACCAGCTTGGGGAAACACATGGAAGGCTCAAAGAGCAGAGACAGCTGTCTGCTGAGAAACTGATGGACAAGGAACAGCAGGTGGCGGATTTGCAGCTAAAGCTTTCACGTGCAGAAGAGCAG CTAAAAGAGAAAACCACTACATCAACTGACCTACAGCATCAGCTAGAAAAATTGAGGCAGCAGCACCAAGAACAGCAGACTGTTCAACAGACCACTACATCCAAACTAAGAGAAGCTCAG AGTGATCTTGAGCAAGTGTTGCGTCAAATTGGGGATAAAGACCAAAAAATCCAAAACCTTGAGGCCTTACTGGAGAAGAGCAAAAAGAATATCTCTCTACTTGAGAAAGAGCGGGAAGACCTTTGTGCTAAAATTCAGGCAGGTGAAGGAGAGACTGCTGTTCTCAACCAGCTGCAAGAGAAAAACCATGCTCTTCAGGAACAG GTGACACAGTTAACGGAAAAATTGAAGAACCAATCAGAAAGTCACAAACAGGCACAAGAGGATTTGCATGAGCAAGTACAGGAGCAGAAGTCTCAGCTCCGAGCATCACAAGACCGTGTTCTGTCTCTGGAGGACACCGTGGGGGAGCTTAATAGCCAGCTCAATGAGAGCAAGGAGAAAATTGTCCAACTCGATTTACAG ctTAAAGCAAAAACAGAGCTGCTGTTATCAGCAGAAGCTGCAAAAACCGCCCAACGTGTTGACCTGCAAAATCATTTGGACACAGCCCAAAATGCACTACAGGACAAGCAACAG GAATTAAATAAAGTCAACACTCAGCTTGAACAAGTGACAGCAAAGGTACAGGAAAAGCAGGAACATTGCACTCAGCTGGAGCAGAGCATTAAAGAGTATAAAGAGAAATACCTCACTATGGAACAAAAGGCTGAAGCACTTGAAGGACAAATTAAG AAACTGGAAGCTGACTTAGCAAGTTTGAAAACAAGCCGTGAGCAGACGGTTCAAGATCTTCAGCAACAAAAGCAGCAGTGCTCCCAGCTGGAGCTGAAACTAACTGAACTTGGCAAACAGTTAGAGGAAGAGAAGGGATT GACTTCTAATACAAAGCTGGAGTTACAGAAAAAGTCTGAATCCCTGCAGCGCTCCAAAGAGATGATATCAAAACAAGATAAAGAAGTGACCATCCTCAAGGAGACAGTAGTAAAGACAAAGCAAGaactggaaaaaatgacaaaggaAAAACAAGAGACTGCTGGAAATCTAGAGAAACTGAATCAAGAAAAAGACACTTTGCAGAAAGAGCTTAATGATACCAGTGACAAATTGGTCCAGAGCACCGGGTCTCTGAAAAAATTCAAAGAATTgctagaaaaggaaagacagacaggAAAAGACTTAGTTCAGGTCATG GAGAAATCGCGTGATGAATTGAAGGTTAAGCTGAAATCACAGGCAGACACCACAGCAAAAGAAATCCAGGAGCTTAAGGCTCATCTGGCTGCTAAAGAGGAG GAATCCTCTAAGCTAAAGTCTGATCTACAGGTCTTCAAAAGCAACTTACAGAGTTCTGTAAAGGAGAAAGAGAGGATGGAGCAGGAACTTCGGGGAGAACTGAAAAAAGTTCAGGCATCTtttgaggaagagaagaagagacaCCAAAAAGATTTGCAGACTGTCTCCACTCAGCTGACTGACAAG acCCAGCTTGAGGAAAAACTACAGAAGCACATAACCCAGCTAACTTCAGAACTGACATTTGAAAAGAGCAAATTGTCCGATTTACAGAAGGCCAATGAAGGTCTTCAAGAAAAACTGGGGAACCTGCAGTCTGACATGTATGGAAAGGAGTCTGAGGTTTCAGCAATCCGTCAAGATCTAAAA tcTTTGGAGGAGAAGCTTTTGCTAGCCCAGGAAGAGCTAAAATCCAACAGAAATGAAATGAGCGGCCAAAATAAACGACTCAAAGAGCTTAGCGAACTGAAGACCACCATGGAGCAAGACATATTGACAAAGACAAACCAGTTGAAGGAACAGGGGCAAACCCTGCAGGAGTTACAAGCACAGAAG gctCTGGTTGACAAAGAGTTGAATGATAAAAGAGCAAGTGTCATTAGTTTAACTTCCGTCAAGGAAAAATTACAAGGTGAACTAACGAAAAAATGTgaagaacataaaaatgttaaagaagaattccaaaag CAAACCAGCAGTTTAGAGGAAGCCAAAAAGCTACTGATTCAACAGAAGCTTGAGCTGCAGGGTAAGCTTGAGGGCTCTACTACAGCTCTTGAGCAGGAGAAAAAGCTTCAACAGACTctaaaagatgaaataaaaagaaaggaagaggaaTGGAAAAAGCAGAATTCAGACCTGCAAAATAAACTG ACAACAGAAACAAAGGAAAAAGAGGAGCAAAGAAAGAAACATGAAGAAAATGAGTCAAAGCTCAATATGCAAATCACAGCTTTAAATGAAAATCTGGCCACTTTAAAGAAGGAATGGCAGAGTAGTCAGCGCAGAGTCAGTGAGCTGGAAAAGCAAACCGATGACTTGCGAGGAGAGATTGCAGTGCTGGAGGCAACAGTTCAAAATAACCAGGATGAGAGACGTGCACTTCTAGAAAG GTATCTGAAAAGTGAGGGAGAAATCGAAAAGCTGCAAGCCAAAATTGTTGAACTACGGAAAAAAGTAGATGAAACCACCTATGCCATGGAGGAACTTGGTAGAGAAAATCAGTCCCTACAG
- the EEA1 gene encoding early endosome antigen 1 isoform X3 codes for MVAATELQALEQQLEEARTEIFNIKQMKDLFEQKAAQLATEIVELKAAYDEEKGKHAATEDHVQSLMQQLKSKSQEVENLKTDLLQRPGIEDVAVLKKELIQVQTLMDKTSLEREKESEKLKDECKQLQMQNTNAEATINQLKAELAKGPQEVAVYVQELQQLKSSISELSQKKEGLLEKLLKKELEYTELEEKKNEEVTAKKNLQVSLNQRDVECQQLHVRLSASEASLQHLKTELAEKGESHQKLKEELSEVESKHQHLKADFKQLQQQREEKDQHNLQLQSEINQLHSKLLETEHQLGETHGRLKEQRQLSAEKLMDKEQQVADLQLKLSRAEEQLKEKTTTSTDLQHQLEKLRQQHQEQQTVQQTTTSKLREAQSDLEQVLRQIGDKDQKIQNLEALLEKSKKNISLLEKEREDLCAKIQAGEGETAVLNQLQEKNHALQEQVTQLTEKLKNQSESHKQAQEDLHEQVQEQKSQLRASQDRVLSLEDTVGELNSQLNESKEKIVQLDLQLKAKTELLLSAEAAKTAQRVDLQNHLDTAQNALQDKQQELNKVNTQLEQVTAKVQEKQEHCTQLEQSIKEYKEKYLTMEQKAEALEGQIKKLEADLASLKTSREQTVQDLQQQKQQCSQLELKLTELGKQLEEEKGLTSNTKLELQKKSESLQRSKEMISKQDKEVTILKETVVKTKQELEKMTKEKQETAGNLEKLNQEKDTLQKELNDTSDKLVQSTGSLKKFKELLEKERQTGKDLVQVMEKSRDELKVKLKSQADTTAKEIQELKAHLAAKEEESSKLKSDLQVFKSNLQSSVKEKERMEQELRGELKKVQASFEEEKKRHQKDLQTVSTQLTDKTQLEEKLQKHITQLTSELTFEKSKLSDLQKANEGLQEKLGNLQSDMYGKESEVSAIRQDLKSLEEKLLLAQEELKSNRNEMSGQNKRLKELSELKTTMEQDILTKTNQLKEQGQTLQELQAQKALVDKELNDKRASVISLTSVKEKLQGELTKKCEEHKNVKEEFQKQTSSLEEAKKLLIQQKLELQGKLEGSTTALEQEKKLQQTLKDEIKRKEEEWKKQNSDLQNKLTTETKEKEEQRKKHEENESKLNMQITALNENLATLKKEWQSSQRRVSELEKQTDDLRGEIAVLEATVQNNQDERRALLERYLKSEGEIEKLQAKIVELRKKVDETTYAMEELGRENQSLQIKHSQALNRKWTEDHEVQNCLECGKGFSVTVRRHHCRHCGNIFCAECSSKNALTPSSKKPVRVCNTCYNDLQG; via the exons ATGGTAGCAGCCACAG AATTGCAAGCTTTAGAACAACAACTGGAGGAAGCCCGCACAGAGATTTTTAATATCAAACAAATGAAGGATTTGTTTGAGCAAAAAGCTGCACAACTGGCTACTGAAATTGTAG AGCTGAAAGCAGCATATGATGAAGAGAAGGGAAAGCATGCTGCAACTGAAGACCATGTACAAAGCCTAATGCAGCAGTTAAAATCAAAATCCCAAGAAGTTGAAAATTTGAAGACTGACCTG CTCCAAAGGCCAGGTATTGAAGATGTTGCTGTGCTGAAAAAAGAACTTATCCAAGTCCAGACACTGATGGACAAAACCTCTCTGGAACGTGAGAAGGAATCGGAGAAGCTGAAAGATGAATGTAAACAGCTGCAGATGCAAAATACGAATGCTGAG GCTACTATAAACCAACTAAAAGCAGAGCTTGCTAAGGGCCCACAGGAGGTTGCTGTTTATGTCCAGGAACTACAACAACTTAAAAGCTCCATTTCAGAGTTATCACAAAAAAAGGAG gGTTTGCTTGAGAAACTCTTGAAGAAAGAACTGGAATATACAGAgctagaagagaaaaaaaatgaagaggtaACAGCCAAAAAGAACCTGCAGGTCAGCCTTAACCAGAGGGATGTGGAGTGCCAGCAGCTCCATGTGCGACTGTCTGCCAGTGAGGCATCCTTACAGCACCTTAAAACTGAACTCGCTGAAAAAGGAGAATCCCACCAAAAACTGAAAGAGGAGCTGTCTGAGGTGGAGTCCAAACACCAGCACCTGAAAGCTGACTTTAAACAGCTTCAACAGCAGCGAGAAGAGAAGGATCAGCACAACCTGCAGCTGCAAAGTGAGATTAACCAG CTTCACAGCAAGTTATTGGAGACAGAGCACCAGCTTGGGGAAACACATGGAAGGCTCAAAGAGCAGAGACAGCTGTCTGCTGAGAAACTGATGGACAAGGAACAGCAGGTGGCGGATTTGCAGCTAAAGCTTTCACGTGCAGAAGAGCAG CTAAAAGAGAAAACCACTACATCAACTGACCTACAGCATCAGCTAGAAAAATTGAGGCAGCAGCACCAAGAACAGCAGACTGTTCAACAGACCACTACATCCAAACTAAGAGAAGCTCAG AGTGATCTTGAGCAAGTGTTGCGTCAAATTGGGGATAAAGACCAAAAAATCCAAAACCTTGAGGCCTTACTGGAGAAGAGCAAAAAGAATATCTCTCTACTTGAGAAAGAGCGGGAAGACCTTTGTGCTAAAATTCAGGCAGGTGAAGGAGAGACTGCTGTTCTCAACCAGCTGCAAGAGAAAAACCATGCTCTTCAGGAACAG GTGACACAGTTAACGGAAAAATTGAAGAACCAATCAGAAAGTCACAAACAGGCACAAGAGGATTTGCATGAGCAAGTACAGGAGCAGAAGTCTCAGCTCCGAGCATCACAAGACCGTGTTCTGTCTCTGGAGGACACCGTGGGGGAGCTTAATAGCCAGCTCAATGAGAGCAAGGAGAAAATTGTCCAACTCGATTTACAG ctTAAAGCAAAAACAGAGCTGCTGTTATCAGCAGAAGCTGCAAAAACCGCCCAACGTGTTGACCTGCAAAATCATTTGGACACAGCCCAAAATGCACTACAGGACAAGCAACAG GAATTAAATAAAGTCAACACTCAGCTTGAACAAGTGACAGCAAAGGTACAGGAAAAGCAGGAACATTGCACTCAGCTGGAGCAGAGCATTAAAGAGTATAAAGAGAAATACCTCACTATGGAACAAAAGGCTGAAGCACTTGAAGGACAAATTAAG AAACTGGAAGCTGACTTAGCAAGTTTGAAAACAAGCCGTGAGCAGACGGTTCAAGATCTTCAGCAACAAAAGCAGCAGTGCTCCCAGCTGGAGCTGAAACTAACTGAACTTGGCAAACAGTTAGAGGAAGAGAAGGGATT GACTTCTAATACAAAGCTGGAGTTACAGAAAAAGTCTGAATCCCTGCAGCGCTCCAAAGAGATGATATCAAAACAAGATAAAGAAGTGACCATCCTCAAGGAGACAGTAGTAAAGACAAAGCAAGaactggaaaaaatgacaaaggaAAAACAAGAGACTGCTGGAAATCTAGAGAAACTGAATCAAGAAAAAGACACTTTGCAGAAAGAGCTTAATGATACCAGTGACAAATTGGTCCAGAGCACCGGGTCTCTGAAAAAATTCAAAGAATTgctagaaaaggaaagacagacaggAAAAGACTTAGTTCAGGTCATG GAGAAATCGCGTGATGAATTGAAGGTTAAGCTGAAATCACAGGCAGACACCACAGCAAAAGAAATCCAGGAGCTTAAGGCTCATCTGGCTGCTAAAGAGGAG GAATCCTCTAAGCTAAAGTCTGATCTACAGGTCTTCAAAAGCAACTTACAGAGTTCTGTAAAGGAGAAAGAGAGGATGGAGCAGGAACTTCGGGGAGAACTGAAAAAAGTTCAGGCATCTtttgaggaagagaagaagagacaCCAAAAAGATTTGCAGACTGTCTCCACTCAGCTGACTGACAAG acCCAGCTTGAGGAAAAACTACAGAAGCACATAACCCAGCTAACTTCAGAACTGACATTTGAAAAGAGCAAATTGTCCGATTTACAGAAGGCCAATGAAGGTCTTCAAGAAAAACTGGGGAACCTGCAGTCTGACATGTATGGAAAGGAGTCTGAGGTTTCAGCAATCCGTCAAGATCTAAAA tcTTTGGAGGAGAAGCTTTTGCTAGCCCAGGAAGAGCTAAAATCCAACAGAAATGAAATGAGCGGCCAAAATAAACGACTCAAAGAGCTTAGCGAACTGAAGACCACCATGGAGCAAGACATATTGACAAAGACAAACCAGTTGAAGGAACAGGGGCAAACCCTGCAGGAGTTACAAGCACAGAAG gctCTGGTTGACAAAGAGTTGAATGATAAAAGAGCAAGTGTCATTAGTTTAACTTCCGTCAAGGAAAAATTACAAGGTGAACTAACGAAAAAATGTgaagaacataaaaatgttaaagaagaattccaaaag CAAACCAGCAGTTTAGAGGAAGCCAAAAAGCTACTGATTCAACAGAAGCTTGAGCTGCAGGGTAAGCTTGAGGGCTCTACTACAGCTCTTGAGCAGGAGAAAAAGCTTCAACAGACTctaaaagatgaaataaaaagaaaggaagaggaaTGGAAAAAGCAGAATTCAGACCTGCAAAATAAACTG ACAACAGAAACAAAGGAAAAAGAGGAGCAAAGAAAGAAACATGAAGAAAATGAGTCAAAGCTCAATATGCAAATCACAGCTTTAAATGAAAATCTGGCCACTTTAAAGAAGGAATGGCAGAGTAGTCAGCGCAGAGTCAGTGAGCTGGAAAAGCAAACCGATGACTTGCGAGGAGAGATTGCAGTGCTGGAGGCAACAGTTCAAAATAACCAGGATGAGAGACGTGCACTTCTAGAAAG GTATCTGAAAAGTGAGGGAGAAATCGAAAAGCTGCAAGCCAAAATTGTTGAACTACGGAAAAAAGTAGATGAAACCACCTATGCCATGGAGGAACTTGGTAGAGAAAATCAGTCCCTACAG